Proteins encoded within one genomic window of Flavobacterium sp. NG2:
- a CDS encoding glycoside hydrolase family 97 protein, which translates to MKQLLLSTLVCMALFNTAFAQQLKSPNQKLQMEFSLQKDGTPIYNLNYKDQAVIKTSKLGLELKNDTKSLLNDFTIIDSKTSTFDESWNPVWGEWSSIRNHYNELAVTLNQKGTDRKLVIRFRLFDDGLGFRYEFPSQKNLTYFVIKEERTQFAMTGDHTAFWIPGDYDTQEYDYTTSKLSEIRSLIKKATTENVSQKTFSPTGVQTSLMMKSKEGLYINLHEAALINYSCMHLNLDDKSMIFESWLTPDATGDKGYLQAPSKSPWRTIIVSDDARDILASKITLNLNDPCKIEDTSWIKPVKYIGVWWEMITGKSSWAYTDEFPSVVLGETDFAKAKPNGKHGANNANVKKHIDFAAKHGFDAVLVEGWNEGWEDWFGHSKDYVFDFLTPYPDFDVAGIHAYAKAKGVKMIMHHETSGSVRNYERHMDKAYQFMKDNGYDAVKSGYVGNILPRGENHYSQWIVNHYQYAVEKAADYKVMVNAHEAIRPTGICRTYPNLIGNEAARGTEYQAFGGNKPNHVTVLPFTRLIGGPMDYTPGIFEMDISKLNPENTSHLNSTLANQLALYVTMYSPLQMAADLPENYNRFLDAFQFIKDVAIDWDDSKYLEAEPGEYVTVARKAKGKNNWFIGNANGETARVSTIKFDFLEKGKKYEATIYADAKDAHYKTNPQAYTIRKMKLTSKSKLSQLSAPGGGFAISVIEIK; encoded by the coding sequence ATGAAACAACTACTCCTATCAACCCTCGTCTGCATGGCTTTATTCAATACTGCTTTTGCACAACAATTAAAATCCCCCAATCAAAAATTGCAAATGGAATTTTCATTGCAAAAAGATGGAACGCCTATTTATAATTTAAACTACAAAGACCAAGCTGTTATTAAAACAAGTAAGCTAGGTTTAGAACTAAAAAACGATACTAAATCACTATTAAATGATTTTACCATTATCGATTCTAAAACGAGTACTTTCGACGAAAGTTGGAATCCAGTTTGGGGAGAATGGTCATCAATTCGCAACCATTATAACGAACTAGCGGTCACTCTAAATCAAAAAGGAACCGACCGAAAATTGGTTATACGTTTTCGATTGTTTGATGATGGACTCGGTTTTCGTTATGAATTCCCTTCGCAAAAAAACTTGACTTATTTTGTAATCAAAGAAGAACGTACTCAGTTTGCTATGACTGGGGATCATACCGCTTTCTGGATTCCAGGAGACTATGACACTCAAGAATACGACTACACTACTTCTAAATTATCCGAAATTAGAAGTTTAATCAAAAAAGCGACTACTGAAAATGTATCTCAAAAAACGTTTTCACCTACAGGAGTACAAACTTCATTGATGATGAAATCAAAAGAAGGTTTGTATATCAATTTACATGAGGCTGCTTTGATTAACTATTCTTGTATGCATTTGAACTTGGATGACAAAAGCATGATTTTTGAATCTTGGTTAACACCTGATGCAACGGGAGATAAAGGATATTTACAAGCACCAAGTAAATCCCCTTGGCGAACAATTATTGTTAGTGATGATGCTAGAGATATTTTGGCTTCAAAAATAACTTTAAACTTAAACGACCCTTGCAAAATAGAAGATACTTCTTGGATTAAACCTGTTAAATACATTGGTGTTTGGTGGGAAATGATTACTGGAAAAAGTTCTTGGGCGTATACCGATGAATTCCCTTCCGTTGTCCTTGGCGAAACTGATTTTGCGAAAGCGAAACCAAATGGCAAACACGGAGCCAATAACGCTAATGTGAAAAAACACATTGATTTTGCGGCAAAACACGGTTTTGATGCGGTACTCGTTGAAGGTTGGAACGAAGGTTGGGAAGACTGGTTTGGTCATTCTAAAGATTATGTTTTTGACTTTTTAACCCCTTACCCAGATTTTGATGTAGCAGGAATTCATGCTTACGCAAAAGCCAAAGGAGTTAAAATGATCATGCATCATGAAACTTCAGGTTCTGTTCGTAATTACGAGCGCCATATGGACAAAGCCTACCAATTTATGAAAGACAACGGTTATGATGCTGTAAAAAGTGGGTATGTTGGAAATATTCTTCCTCGTGGTGAAAACCATTACAGCCAATGGATTGTAAACCATTATCAATATGCAGTTGAAAAAGCAGCCGATTATAAAGTTATGGTCAATGCACACGAAGCAATTCGTCCAACAGGAATTTGTAGAACCTATCCTAATTTAATTGGAAATGAAGCGGCTAGAGGAACAGAATACCAAGCTTTTGGAGGAAACAAACCTAATCATGTTACGGTTTTACCTTTTACGCGATTGATTGGAGGCCCAATGGATTATACGCCAGGGATATTCGAAATGGATATTAGTAAATTGAATCCTGAGAACACTTCACATTTAAACAGCACTCTTGCAAATCAATTGGCATTATATGTGACGATGTACAGCCCATTACAAATGGCTGCCGACCTACCTGAAAACTACAACCGTTTTCTAGATGCGTTCCAATTCATTAAAGATGTGGCTATTGATTGGGACGACAGTAAATACCTAGAAGCTGAACCAGGTGAATATGTTACCGTAGCTCGAAAAGCAAAGGGAAAGAATAATTGGTTCATTGGAAATGCAAATGGTGAAACAGCTCGTGTGTCGACAATTAAATTTGACTTTTTGGAAAAAGGAAAGAAATACGAAGCTACTATTTATGCAGATGCCAAGGATGCGCATTACAAAACAAATCCGCAAGCCTACACCATTCGTAAAATGAAACTAACGAGTAAATCAAAACTTTCTCAGTTATCTGCTCCAGGTGGAGGATTC
- a CDS encoding DUF6377 domain-containing protein produces the protein MHKFQITVIAVLLPLLLFSQTEIKSLLKELDATIDNSQQYQNEKESEIKKLIELKKITTTEVLKYEVYEKLFKEYRFYQSDSAISYARKSMQIANNLNDLTKINTTKLNLASIMGTLGMYKEATDILNKINIKATPDLRGDYYGVCSTLYLSMSDFAATSQEKNNYIELTKKYRDSSYNFYPKTSESSIIHQANKYFEEKKYGDALPLLTNYFSKIKDNNTDKAIVAYLISQAYQKQKDFGNEKKWLIISAISDLKLEKKEYISLRSLAYMLYEEGDIDRAYKYTKRTLEDALFCNARLRTFEISKMMPIINEAYQKQNETNRKQLILFLVSASILSLFLLTALVLLFKQIKKLSKAKYEISLANKQFKVLNEELKIANEKLNETNHTLKEASLVKEIYIGRYMDQCSVYISKLDQYRRQLNIMAASGKMTELVRAIKSDEFIEKELKEFYNNFDKTFLLLFPNFIGDFSNLLTDTDDIKLKQGELMNTELRIFALIRLGISDSAKISEFLRYSLSTIYNYRTKLRNKSLGPRDEFEANVMRIGTNK, from the coding sequence ATGCATAAATTTCAAATTACTGTTATTGCTGTACTTTTACCTCTACTCCTATTTTCACAAACAGAAATTAAATCGCTACTAAAAGAATTAGATGCTACTATTGATAACAGCCAACAATACCAAAATGAGAAAGAATCTGAAATAAAAAAGCTAATTGAACTCAAAAAAATAACTACAACTGAGGTTTTAAAATATGAGGTTTACGAGAAGTTATTTAAGGAATATCGGTTTTACCAATCGGATTCTGCGATAAGTTATGCTCGAAAAAGCATGCAGATTGCCAATAATTTAAACGATTTAACAAAAATCAATACCACCAAGTTAAACCTTGCTTCGATTATGGGTACATTAGGAATGTACAAAGAAGCTACTGATATATTGAATAAAATTAATATCAAAGCTACTCCAGACCTTAGAGGTGATTATTATGGTGTCTGTAGTACCTTATATCTTTCAATGTCGGATTTTGCGGCTACTTCGCAAGAAAAAAACAACTACATTGAACTAACCAAAAAATATAGAGATTCCAGTTACAACTTTTACCCTAAAACATCAGAATCATCAATTATTCACCAAGCTAACAAATATTTTGAGGAAAAGAAATATGGTGATGCGCTTCCATTATTAACAAATTATTTTTCAAAAATAAAAGATAATAATACCGATAAAGCGATAGTAGCCTACCTAATTTCGCAAGCTTATCAAAAACAAAAAGATTTTGGCAATGAAAAAAAATGGCTCATCATTTCGGCAATCTCCGATTTGAAATTAGAAAAAAAAGAATACATCTCTCTTCGTTCTTTGGCCTATATGCTTTATGAAGAAGGAGATATCGACCGTGCGTACAAATACACTAAACGAACGCTGGAAGATGCCTTATTTTGCAATGCCCGCTTAAGAACTTTCGAAATTTCGAAGATGATGCCCATCATCAATGAAGCCTATCAAAAACAAAATGAGACCAATCGCAAACAGCTGATTCTGTTTCTTGTAAGTGCTAGTATTTTATCCTTATTCCTTTTAACAGCTTTGGTTTTATTATTCAAACAAATCAAAAAATTATCCAAAGCTAAATATGAAATAAGTTTAGCCAATAAACAATTCAAAGTTCTAAATGAAGAATTGAAAATAGCCAATGAAAAACTGAATGAAACAAACCATACTTTAAAAGAAGCCAGTCTAGTTAAAGAAATATACATTGGTCGTTATATGGATCAATGTTCTGTTTACATTAGCAAATTAGACCAATACAGACGACAATTGAATATCATGGCGGCTAGCGGAAAAATGACCGAATTAGTCCGTGCCATTAAATCGGATGAGTTTATTGAGAAAGAACTTAAAGAATTCTACAATAATTTTGACAAGACCTTCTTATTGCTTTTTCCAAATTTCATTGGCGACTTTAGTAATTTGCTTACTGATACTGATGACATCAAATTAAAACAAGGAGAACTTATGAATACTGAATTGCGAATCTTTGCCTTGATTCGTTTAGGAATATCTGATAGCGCTAAAATATCCGAATTTTTACGCTATTCATTATCTACTATTTACAATTACAGAACCAAATTAAGAAATAAGTCCTTAGGTCCTCGTGATGAATTTGAAGCGAATGTAATGCGAATTGGAACCAACAAATAG